DNA from Daucus carota subsp. sativus chromosome 1, DH1 v3.0, whole genome shotgun sequence:
tattccttgaatatgctttggaatattcctggaatatacttcacgcattacgagacaaccagataattattaactttaaaaaaaatattaataaaaccgtATCGGATCATTTACGGGACAAACCGTACTCCAgattgaaaaagttaaaacacgagaaATGCCCAGAATGTCCCAAATAGCTTAATGGCGAAATTTTCCCGAACGCCCGCGGGgttgaaaatattaaataactattttaatataattaataattaaacgaaattaaatccataaatcgattataaaatcacgtAGCAATCCaaaaatcgatatgaacatatctaaataaactatattttatcctgatcatataaaaatttgaaatatctcaaatccgaaAACATATGAGTAGCCAgttcaataaaccagataacacAAGCCTCACaacaattcatataaatatcacatattattcataaattaacaggaaaatacccaaatgttccatattttattctgagaatatgaaaattgaaaactcgtgattgcaacatatataagcaatcaaaatagaaaaccAGTTATCAACTAATTTACCAAATACTCAAATAATATTCGTAAACAACCATAACTGGTTACACGACCATTACACACGTAGCACTTAATCATGTAATACATGTATTCACATATCAACCATCTAACTTTTACATAACAAATCTctgtatttttagaaataatatttgaaatgagttttgaaaggatattcatatattcgtatataaatcatttgaaaatatctaaataaaatatgactCATTCTGATAATACCAATAATTAAACTCACAGTTCTGGCACGTATAAATAACAAttacagaaaatcaatttacactaaaattcatccaatattcacatttaattatcataactaattaaactCACAATTCACATGCAGCATTTAGCCATGTAACAATTATACTCACATagcaatcttttaaatctttaaaatcaattatataaaatataattttgaaaagacaACCCTGTATTGATACTACAATAACCcggaatataaaattttgaaaacatcttaaactggaataaaatattaaccttTATTCCTTCTTTCTAAGAAAATAACTTTCATAacgataaataatttttttgaaaaatccgggtcgCTAAAATAAACGAAATCACAACAGAAGAATGCATCTTCCGTCTTTAACCTTATAATTCACATCACAATTATACTCATATTACACAGACCGTTCATCTTATCAGAAGAAATCAATTAAAGCCAAtagtaatattcaaaaatttatttctatattaataaactaattctgaaaatctgggatgTTACATATACCTCACACTCGGGCAATTCTTGAACTAAAGATTCCTTAACTGGATCGAAATTGGCCGGACCCAATGCAACTAGGGAAGTGGTGGCAGATTGTTCAATGTTTGTTCGAATCTTGATATATGTGGTCTTTATTTTCGGTTTCAAAACAGTACTGTTATCATTCtcacaattcaaaattttaggaTTAGATCCAGAAATTGACACGGGCTGGGACCTGCAAGCATGGAAGTGTCATTCAAAAATCTTACATACTCTTATCTTTTCTTACAAAAACATTTGTCTGTTAACAATAAATTTGCAATTATCTTACAAAATTCATCACATAGATTTAAAAGAACAATATATTAGCAAGTCCACAAAAGCTCTTGCTTCTAACATATAAGTTGCTAGAGTTTTAGATAGTATATTAGGATTTGGAGTACTTTAGTGTAAGGTGTTTAGTTGAAGCATAAAATCAGATATAGTTCTTGATGCAGGACAATGGTAGAATTGTGAACTTTAGCCAACATGTATTTGATTCCCTAACAAGAAGAATACATCTGtttcttttctgtataattattttttacatttcatattttataaactaCTATATTCCCTTTAAGCTAATTTATactcttttatatataaatcagtCGGGTTCCTCATGGTTCTGTAGTTGGTGCAcaagtaatataatataaatcttCTTTGTGAGGGATTCATCGAATAAATATAACAAAGCCGAAGAGTAAATCATATATTGTAGTTAAAGACAACTCGAGATATATGTTATGATTAGTAAAGAAATAATGTGATGTAATGGTTTGAGATCTCAGAAAATTAGGTAAGTTATCTTGCCAAAAAGACTATGCAAACATGGtattacaatatataaaattatattacataaataaaaaactttTTTCCCAATGTAATTTCAGCAAGTTCCGTATTTTAGGCAAAAAACTTAAGGATGTTGTTATTGTTTCATTAAGATGCAGATGCATGAAGGTCAAGGATTCTAAACAGGCTAATTTGAGTTGGGTGCAGCTGGAAAGATATTAATATGTTGTGATTAATAATGCACTTGGAGTCTCTTGATCAGTTTAATTTCCGCTAAAACATCATTTGTTCTCCGCTAATATTTTTTGGGGGCATCATCATTAATAACTGGTTTCCATTTGATAGATTGAcagttatttataatatttttctttgttaGATACTTGATAGATTTTAACATTGTGGCGAATAGCGAGCCACAAGAAAGTGCAATAGTATATAAACGACCTTGGAGGGTTTAAAGCTTGTATCAGTCCATAACTCATGGCTAATTCCATATTGACTGAATATGAACTCATATACTCTCATCTTTTTTGCCTCATATAAAACGAGGTTCACCTGATCATTTTGGTCGCTAAAATTTTAACTATCTCTGATCACGCATGCTCCTAGATTTTACcaatgttaggaatcaataatttttgatgataacataaacactttgtaacatgtttttatttagaatctttatcaaaatttcagttgtaattgttatacttcttgtctttgagaattatcaacggatggatagaataTGATGGCTAagtgtaaatatccaatgccatgtaattttatctaagtgaaggatattcaactgatgagatgtaactattcaactgatgaagactgggtcatgtttcaactgatgaaaaaccaagcattcaactgaagacaaagtattcaactgatgatgctaaggaattcaactgatgagactggaacagcattcaactaatgaagtctgtaattcgttcaactgataaaagagcattcaactgatgaagtcaagagcagttgaaagtaaccagagctttcaactgatgaagcaaagagcagttgaaagtgactagagcttaagcctgacaaatcacatggatcgaattacactaaaatagacatggaagcctgattaggaaaataaagaagaagcagaaacattcttatctcatgcaatgcaatctggatcaaatcaagatgatggtcaaagatgaagacatctcagaaagcatgcataagacaaagatgtgcagtattgtttagattagagtgcaatttgtattctagttaaaagctttgtaaaacttggagtatataacctagttagtagcatcagttgaaagtgttcgaaaacttgagagaaaatctgagagttagaaactattcaagtgatgaacctgcagttgtgcgaattgtaatcaatccacagattcttcaatataaaatctcacgggtggatcattcaatccacccgtatttttaatacttggtgtttttatCGTTTTGctgttttaaagtgtttgtgttcttgaatcttttattttgtaaaaaatcgtattcaaccccctcttctacaatctttcttatagttggtgtaaaataacaaccaataaataatatatctatatattttcttaataatcAATACATGTGCTTGGAGTTAGAAATTAAAACCCACGCCTCAAATTTAATGTTGGTATGGTGGATCTCACGGtagtttatcaatttttttcagGACAATGTCATTGCTCAAATAATGTCAGCTCTTCTCAAAATGTGGTGCAAGAAAAAGCCTTGGAAACTCCTACCGAGAACTAGATTGATACGACATATACAAATAAAAGCACCGGCAAAGTGCAAAAGATTAAAGCTCCAGTTGCAGTGGCAAACAATATTCCAGCAACTATTGGAAGGGATATTAATTTTTTGGTGTTATGACGGGATCACGAGGTTAACTTCTGGAGAGAGGGGATATTAGTTTTTCAGGACAATGTCATTGCTCAAACGATTCCAgcaattttgtatttttgaacTTCGTACAAGACAACATATATGTAATTTTCCGACCTGgcataaaaaattacaaaaaataaaattagagcatgcccgtgcctcgcacgggctataaagctagttaaatattaaatatgttaaGTTAGCTCAAAACATTGCAGTATTTGGTAAGTGTTAATTTGTTTAATatgattgaataaaaagtactgATATGATTGTGGACGAAATTAGTAGGACGGAGGTAgcatcataaataaaaaaatcatagaaAATATATAAGGGCATTCCCCTCTCtcaaaatttagtcaacttAGTGATATTTAGGACTGCAAATGAGTCTAGCTAGCTAAGTCGAACCTAGAGTGCTCGTGTATTgtctgttaaaaaaataaaactcgAGCGGAAAAAATTGTTTCGACTTCGTTCATTAAGGAAAATGTTGTTCACGGAAGATTCGCGAACAGCTCATGAACATGTTTTACGAGTTTTCACAAGAGTTTGTACTCACaaacaaacaattattattatttacgaATATGTTCATGAGTTTGTTCACAATATTATGttcacaaataaatcataaacattACTCATGAAACTAGCTCATAAGTTTTGTCGCACACACCTCGTAAGCAATAATCAAAAGCATATTTGTTCACTAGTTTTGAGAACTTTCgtccacttatttatttattacagGTCAGTTGCCTACTAACACTTGTAGTACCAAGAAATGAGATATATAACATGTTCTTgtgtataaaaatcaaaaattgaaCTACCACTGTTGAAGTAAACTAAGCAATTTAAGAAATTTGttaatcaaatttattaatGAACTTATTCACGAAGGAATTCATGAGTCACAGACATATAAGCAAACTAGGGACTACACATTCTAATCATGTTCACTTTGTCAATAAATCGATATGTAATATTGTGTTCAATATATatcgactcgtttatgaatcAAACTGAACCTGAACTAAGCTTTTTTCGAGTGTATAAGCTCATTTACGGTCCCAGTGTTGTTGGTTATGGTTACATTTGTATAACCTCTACGAGACCTGCATGAAAAAAGATTTCAAATTATCTCTATTAACATATcaaagtattgtttttatttatgtcaacttgaaataaaaatataatattgttttaagatttcaaatcaaatattaccatattgaaatattatgttttatttatatCAACTTCGGTCTAAGGTAGCGCAATCACCacattttacataattaatattatatataattttaaccaaCACATTTGAAAATATTCCCGTCTTTGTATGGGCAAGTAATAAGCATAAGTTTTTGTCGAAGAGGGCAAGTAATTTAAAAAGGCAGACCAAAATACCTCGCAAGAgctaattacaaattttgaatatatttcatAGTTTAAAAGTTACAGAGGAAACAGATTTAGGACTGCCAAAATATAGCTGCATAACTCATACATGGATATGAATATGAAAACTTTCTTTTGCAGGAAGCTTATCATTAATGTCAACAGAGAGCATAGTAGACGAATTTGTTGTTGGATGCACAACAGTTACTTGGTATTCTCCATGAAACAATGACACTTCAAGTAATCCATTATCATCTGTTGTAAATTCTGCATCCTCTGATCTCCATTCTTTGAGCAATCTGTCCACCAAATCTCCACCAGGAGTATTACTAAACTTAttatcagctaatgtcatgaaGTAACCGCTGTCTACGGCTGGCCCAGACCACAATACAATCCCCTGAACAGCAGGATGCGCAAAGCCTTCTCTTAGTATTTGTTCCAGATATTTTACCTGATTTGGATTTGGCTTTACATCTACCTCTGTTAGCCAAACTGGCATTTTTGTAGCACCCATCGTGTCGAGTGCTGATCTCATGTAAACGATGTTTGGTTGAAATTGACTGAAATGAGATTGCAAGCCGATCCCAATAGGGGCACCACCGACACTACCCTGAATTTCCCACAATTTTTTAACATAATTCTGGGGAAGTGAAGCAGGATCTCTGCCATCTTCTACTGTATTGTACTCATTCATAAACAAGGTGGCTCCTTTATCAAGCTGATGAGCCTTCCAGTACGCGGACTTTGAAAAATCATTACCCAATTTGTCTTCAAAGAAGCGAAAATGCAAATTTTCATTAACAACATCCCAAGAAATGACCCCTCCTCTGTATCTTGACACAACAGAGTTAATTCTTTTATCAGCGGCTGCTCGTAACTGATCAGGACTAAGGCCCTTGACCCAATAGGGTTGGAAGTTAAAATTATCCCAGAAAACGTTGTGACCTCTTACAGAAATGCCATGTGAATGGGCAAAATTGATCATATAATCTGAATTGGCATAGTTTTCCTTGCCTTGGGTTGGTTCATTATCATACCATTTCAGTTCATTTTGAAAAGTGGTGACTCGAAACCTTGAGGAGAACCAGGACTGGTAAGCTTGGTTGTTAACAATGTTCTTGCTCATGGAACATCCAAATGGAAAATGTTGCTTGACTAGATTTATGATCACTTTCGCGCCTCCTAATGTCTTGCCATTATCATTTGCATCGCTTATATTCAAACGGATTGTCCTTTTGCGTACCTGCAGATATTTCCAGTCCCATCAGTAgaaatattatcattttaatatcTCAAAAAAAACAAGTTATTCGGATATATAGAGCTTTATTTACCATTGAAATTCTTTGATCTTGGTGAGATCTCCATTGTTCTTCAGTGAATGGTTGTACGGAAACATTGTCCACCCAAATTTGTGCCGAACTATTTTTAGCCTGCACATTGATACGAAGATTGAGTACTACAGTaatgattgagattttaaattatttcaatgCATAACAAAGCTAACAATAGAATTATTTAAACCATGCTTGATCtcacataaatttaaaaacccGCCTTCGCCTCTTTTTCTGTTATTTCACATATATCATAAACGAACCAAAAATGGCGAATTATCATCAATGAACAAATTATATTCAAGAACGAGCAGAATAAGTCTTACCTTAAAAATAATGTGAGCTGGGGCAGTGACATTTGAGACAATTCCACCTTTGAGCAGGGACCAACATCCCTGCTTGGCAATTACAGTACCAGCTTGTGTTGCAGCTCCGCTCGAATACCGAAATGCTGCTGTTATTATGTTATCACTTCCTTCACTGGCTTGAACCCAAGCTGTTGTATTACAACAACAGAAAGCAAGTTAGCACACATAAATTATTGATGTTTGAAATTCAGCGGGGCTGAGCTTGGTTCCGACATTGTGATATGAATACATTACCTGATAAAACATAATAAAGTCCATCCTTGAGCTCAACTTTTTGCGGGAAGAAGCTGCCATCTAGTGATCTTGTTTCTCTGATGATGCCTCCTCCATATTGAGCGGGAAGGGGCTCTTTCAAACACTTTACAACCAAAAAATAATTCTATTTAGTTTTCTATTATTTACATCTAAAATCCTCCATTTATTTCCGACAACAAAAGATCAATTTTCTAGTTATAGttctattttaaatcaaaaaagaagcaaagtatatatatttattaataaattaattccaTATATACAAAAAGTAAAATGAATAATCGCAAATAATGAGGAAAACAATTATCATTAAGTTATCATTGTTATTTTTACTAGTTACCAAATAGTTTTGACCGGATACCAATTCAGAAGaatatattaatgtattttatGATCTATGAAAATGTTAtgtataacaaatttataactaaaaattCTTGTTATCTAATTATATTACTAATTTAGAACTTTTCGATGTGGAAAAATATTTatccaaaaattaaaatgttaagTCAATACTAATTCCCATATGTAAAACTTTATGTACAATTTAGAAAAGTAACTTATTGAAAGAATGAAAATATCACTAAAACAGATGAAAAATATAAGAACAAGATGACAGACTATTAATGAACATCTTTTTCACTATTATTCAAGATGGATTAAGGTCCAAAATTTATTGAAACAAATACTAAATTCCAAATCAAAAATTCAtcagttttatatattaaattttaagttaaaatttatcTCAATTAAACAAAACTTATTAAGAAGATATTCGTTAAAAAAtgcataataaaaattaaaagaaggATGAGTACATGCTATGAGCATAacaaacatgaaaaatataattaacttgCCTCGGTGGTGGCGAAATAATCATAATCTTGATTAACTTTGTCTGCAAAGCATGAAACAATAGTTACTTAGATTTGATTTTCTCATCTTCAATATATGTGTGTAAAAAAATTCACAGAGACCGAGACTTGTAACAATTAAGAAAAACCTTGTATATAAGAAGAATGGGACAAAGGTCCATTTATCACCATCAAAATGAATAAAAACATAACTATCTTCAAATCAACGATGctcttcataattttttaaccAACTAATATAATGTGCAATGCAAGAAATAACATACCATGACATTGTAAgtaatatctatttatataaaaaattggagTGACTTCATATTTAGTTATTTTGCAATCTATGAATTAAATTGATTAGTTTTAACACACATTAATGGTCATAACATATATATCTAGATATCATGCtctaaaatttgattttcataaatattaatatggtaACAAATTACAAATGTTATAAACGTATATcttaagaaaattaaattcaattttttaaaatataactttcTATGAAATATATGGAATATATAATCAAGCTTAACATGACATAAAAGGCTTCTAGTGTCTTAAAAATGTCGTGTCTAATTGATTAAATAAGAAGAGTTTTCcgtcttcaaaaaaaaaagagtttctCGTTATGCAGTCTATATTAGTCATTCTTTTAATTGCATACATAGTCTTTTTTTGATATTAACATGAGTATCGGATATCAAAGAactttatttctaatataaactCTTGCTCAAAATCCTTAATATCTTAAATCTATGAGGAGATTTGTTTAATTTACAAGTAAATAtaagagaaattttaattattttcttaaataaaatactaaagATCTATTATATCATGATGTTTTTATAGACACATAAAGTCCTAAATAAAGTATAAATAGCTCTTAAATAAAATCATGAGTTATATTTATCACCTAGTCTTGTTAcgatttcattgtttttaaaattatgtcGTCCTCGTAGCCATGTCATACTTTAACAATGCCAATATGTTTTACTTTAGCATGATCATGCGAACCTCATCCATCATGTTGTTGCCTCctcattatatatttaaattaattctcATTGAGAACTCTCTTTATTGCGATAAAAACTCTTTAACATGAGTATGCTTCACTTATGAAGAACTTGACCCAAGTTTTCATCTAGATAAATAATTGTATCTTTCTTATTACTCAATGATATATAATACTTTACTAATAGTACTTTAGGTGGTAAATgtttaattgaaatattataCTTATCTTTGTCTTCTAAAATGACTTGTAATGATATAGGCGTCATTAGAGTTAACCAAAACATATCAGTATCAAACTATTATAAGCACCAGTTAAAAATTGATCACAAAACTTATATTTTGTATCAACAGATGTCGAGAATTCATCTAGTGTGCTGCAAATCTTCTATCTATGGAGATTTGGTCAAGTTTCGTCGTGTCTTTTGCGTGATAGTGCCATTACTATGGTCGTAAGACTTgttattctttattttaaggATATTTATTGGATGTTATTAATCCAAGTATCATTGGAAAAGATATATTTCAAGTACATATAAGTTAATAATGATATTAGTAGTATGAGATATCTTAAAGTATGCCCAAATTAAACTATTCGCTTTAAATCGAATAATATGACACTATTATTGAGTTATGAATCATTTGACGTCCAATAGTGTTAGAAGTTTTTTGAAGAACTTATTGTAATAACAAACATGCATGCTGAGTATGTCTAATTACCATGCTCTAATGTATTTGTGATTATATCTTGTTCCTTTTTTGTGAAATTTTCTTTACttgttatgtttattttatGGAATATTCTAGAGTTATCAAAATGTGTATACAAATTGATACAAAATAACatgtgttatatttttatttgctataacttaaataatattagtgtACCCCTGTATTTACATAGATTTCCCAAATTTTTGCATCAATTGTATGTAATGTTCAAGTAAATTGAGTTTTTAAATCTCGacataatgtattttaattactGTGACAGTCCAGTTAAAAATTGTAAGTACCGTTCTATCTTAATATCTCACTCATCCATTTACACTTTACTTTTTTTGGACATCtttctcaattctttacataCCAAAACTCTTGAagcattataaatttttataatataaaagtgaAATTAACTCACTACTTTCTTACATATTTTTCAatctttcaattaaaaactactGGGTTCCACTAAATCTTGTAAATTATTTGGTCTTGTACTTGTACTTGTTATTGTTATTCTtgcatacaaatacaaatattaatttaaaccaCTAGAACTATTCTAACAAGAATATCATTGTAGCTTTTGAATAGGTGAATTCGATGTCAATGCAGTTTTTCTTCTTTGAAAATTTGTGGTGACATCATGTAGACTTGATCAAGCATGATAATTGTACTCTTTTCTTTAACTAATTCCAATCTCCTTCATTTGGATCTGAGAGACTTTAATATAAAGGTGGGTGAGGTAAGGTGCAACAACATGGTGCATATATATAAGCTAGGATAcaaaattacaattttaaaattctagAAGTCATTTGTAATTCTTGGTAGGGCTGATTATTCGGTAAAAATCGAACCAaattatcgaataccgaaaTACCGAATAAGCTCCAAAACCATAACCGAATAGTGAACCGAATTTAATTCGGTTATTttaccgaaccgaattttttatttcggttaaaaccgaatacCGAAATAAAAAACTGAAATTTTGTAACAGTAAACAAAAATTACAGAAATAAAggagaaaattcacaaaataatgaagaaaaacatcactatatcatataaagttagtttaGTACATCAATAACATCATATATATCCCCGATTTGAGTTTTTTGGAACTTCCCTTTCTAAAGGAGCGAACTTAATTACACCAATTTACACACACAAGGACACAAACAAAGATCAATGTTAGCATGATATCATAAAGAGGGAACAAAATGCAGTGGAGGAGTAATTAAGAGGGATGTGGTTACCTTTTggatgatatattatatatagctgGAGGTAGAGTGTTCTTTGTTTACTAGCTTAACCAATTGAACACTTACCAAAAATGTTCAACAATTTCTTCTTAAAACCTAATTTTACCCGAATATATAAAAAGCATTCTTTGATgctctaatatatatatgtcgaCAAAACCTAATTCCCATAGACTTCCTTCTTTTTAAGGAGCAAACTCGAGAAAAGTAGGAGAATAAAAACACACATATAAGATATTAAGATATATTAAAAAGCAAActtttatgtatataataaaatatatttttttttattttaaatattttgattattcggTTTTTTTGGTTAATTCGgtaaaaaaaaccgaaaaaactGAAATACCGAATTAGCCAGAAAACCATAACCGAATTAAAAAtcgaaatatttcggttcgtTCGGTATTctgttaaccgaaccgaatgctcaACTCTAATTTTTGGTGTTTTCAGGTAAAGATTTTCTATGAGACAAATTATAGCTTGACTTTTGATtacaaattatgaataaaatccATAACTTTTGAAGTAGTCATGTGTTCAAGCTTTCAAGGCCTCTTACAAAGGCATCTCCATATTATAAGTGTCACAAAAGTAAGATTTTGTGAGTAGCACAATATTcatctttcaaatataaatcaatGCTTGAGGGAAAACAAATAACACGGGGCAGTGTTATTAAAATCACGATAATTTGTACTTTGCGAATAGGCGAAGGACGTTCCGCGAGCTGTGTATGAGCGATTTAGCGTGATTATGAAAATGACTATAAATCATGCTTAACTCGTGATTACTCGCAAAAACTCgaactaaaaaacaaaaaaactcaTAAAAGTTTACAACCTACATCCTCCCAACTTATTGCACATCCTTCGTCACATCTTCACACAGGTATGTTAACACTCTATCTCTCTATCtatatttcttcatcttcacaTCTCTGTTTCTCTCGACCTTCTCTCTTCAACTCTCTCTATGTTAACACTTTTTTTTGATACCTTGGCCTTAAATATATagcatatatatttaaagtttgTTTGGTGTTTGATTAAATTCCTCTTAGAAATTACTCTTGTAAAATGTACTCATCCCTTGGACCATTATAAAGATGACTCGAAGTGTTGACATTGGATGGAAATATGAGAATCAAGTGCAGCACACTGTATATTCACGATTCCATATCCTAAATAAATGAATCCATATAGAGCCATGGCACTTGAGCAAGTGTTCTTTAATTTAGTGATCCTGAATATATCTTCAGCATTAGATCTATATAGTGTGCTGCACATGGTGTCCTTAAGGTATGTGGTCCTCTTGTCAAAGTATTACATATGATTGACAATGAAAAGAAGCCCCCGATGAGATATGCCTACGGGACAATGGAGAGGGCTAAATTCACCATTAAGAGTTCATTCAACAAGGAAGACGAATACAAGAAAGTGTTTCAAATAATTGATAATAGGTGGGAGGTTCAACTTCATTAGCTTTTACATATTGAAGACCACTTCTTGAATCCCGAATTTTTTCATGATCAGCAACACATGTATTTAGATGGAAATATAGGAAAACGGCTACATGAGTGCATTTATAGATTGGTACATGATATAGACATACAAAATGCAATTATAAATGAGATATCAGTATAAATATGCACAAGGAAGCTTTTCATATGATATGGAAAAGAGAACCAAGACCCCACACGCACCAGGTAATTATGAGTTAAGAAATTAGTtagtaatttattaaaattaatcgaTTTAATCAATTTATGTAGCAACTTGAATAGGaaagtatttaatttattttaaatttatatatagcaacaTGGTGGGAAAATTTTGGAATCTCGGATCTGAATTTAAAAAGGTTCGCTATCAAAATTTTGAGTCTTTCATGTAGTGCATCAGGTTGTGAGCGTAACAGGAATGCGTTTGAGCATGTAAGTTGTTTCTCAAAATCAGTCCTCTAGATATACTGCACACACTTTATTTGCCACCCACCATATTAGTTGAATATGTTCATTAATAAATTGTTATTGTTTTGTAGATTTATACAAAAAAGCGGAATAGGATAACTCAAAAAAGGATCAACGACTTGATATACGTTAAGTATGATAGGACATCAAAACATAAGTTTGATGCACGTGATTTATAAGTCTCAACTGCTTTGGATGTTTTTAATGAATGCAATGAGTGGCTATTTGGAAAGAGCTTTGATGATGACGATGTGAATGCTAATTATGTTCATGAATGAGATGGTCTCATCTGGGGATGTTCGTATTGCTTCCAAAGCTT
Protein-coding regions in this window:
- the LOC108220928 gene encoding endo-1,4-beta-xylanase 5-like, with protein sequence MEDFRSWVQASEGSDNIITAAFRYSSGAATQAGTVIAKQGCWSLLKGGIVSNVTAPAHIIFKAKNSSAQIWVDNVSVQPFTEEQWRSHQDQRISMVRKRTIRLNISDANDNGKTLGGAKVIINLVKQHFPFGCSMSKNIVNNQAYQSWFSSRFRVTTFQNELKWYDNEPTQGKENYANSDYMINFAHSHGISVRGHNVFWDNFNFQPYWVKGLSPDQLRAAADKRINSVVSRYRGGVISWDVVNENLHFRFFEDKLGNDFSKSAYWKAHQLDKGATLFMNEYNTVEDGRDPASLPQNYVKKLWEIQGSVGGAPIGIGLQSHFSQFQPNIVYMRSALDTMGATKMPVWLTEVDVKPNPNQVKYLEQILREGFAHPAVQGIVLWSGPAVDSGYFMTLADNKFSNTPGGDLVDRLLKEWRSEDAEFTTDDNGLLEVSLFHGEYQVTVVHPTTNSSTMLSVDINDKLPAKESFHIHIHV